The genomic window CCAGCCACTTTTGCACAAAGCCATCATCGGCGCCCGAGCCGACGAATTCGTCCCAATCGATTCCCCAGCGGCCGGCAAATTGGTAGGTAGCATCCTGCCACAGCAAGACGCCATAGGGGGCTTCCCAGTAGAAATGCACCCAGGTCCAGCCGGCGAAACAAAGAAAGGCCCCCATTCGCAGGACAAAGATCAGCAGACGATCGATTTTCGCTTTGTTCAATACAGTTTCGCTTCGTTCAATACAGGCACCCGCCCAGCATACACCGAACCATCGCCCGTTCAAAATCCACTCCCGCCGGCGTGCAACCGATTTGCCGGCCATCACCCCTCTTCACGGAAGAGTGTGAAGCACCGCTTGCTGGCGAATCGAAGCTATTGCTTCACTAGTCTCCTAAAGAGCTAACCACACAGGGCAGGGTAGGGCGGTGGTCGCGCGTGCCGGAGCGCTCGACAGGGTATGCTGGGGGCTGTACCAGGGCTGCCCTTCTAATCTAGTCACTTCCTGTCATCCAAGAGAATTGTTTGATGTCAGCACGCCTTATTCGGTGCCCCAAATGCCAAACGCAACTGCGTGTACCGCCTGCCGCAGCAAAAATCCAATGTCCCAAATGCCAAACTCTGCTGAACCTGAAGGCCCCCGCCGCAGCGGCCGCACCCACCACGCCCCAACCCCCTAGCCCGCAAAACGCTGCCCCCCAACCCGCTGGCTCGCAATTTCCGGCGGCTGCCGCGCCGGCGGCGACGCCCCAGCCCTTTCGTTCCACGTTTACGCCACCGACGCCAGGAGCGGGTAGCCCGGCTGGTGCGAAGTCCCCAGCGGCCGGCGATGATTCTGGGCCAGGAAAATCCAAACTGATGTGGGTGCTGCTCGGTTCGGGCGCCGCGCTGTTGGTGCTGTGTCTGTTGGCCGGTGCCGGAGTGGCCGCCTACATGATGCTCCAAAACCAGCCGTCCGAGCCCACCGTGGCCAACGCCACGGCCGCCGGGTCAGCTTCCGCAGCCGCGTCCCTTCCGGCGGCCACGTCGCCGCTGCCGGACAGTTGGGAAGCCGGCGAAGTGCTGGCGGTGACCGCGCGGTTTCCTCCCGGAGCGGTCCGCCGCAGCAAAACCGATCAAAGCGGCGTTCACCGCGTGATCAGCGCCCAGACCAGCGCGGTTTACGAACTGCAAGTGGTGATCCAATCGCCGCCGGGAGACGAACCGCTGGCGGCGCTGCAAAGCTTGACGGCTGACCG from Roseimaritima ulvae includes these protein-coding regions:
- a CDS encoding zinc ribbon domain-containing protein, encoding MSARLIRCPKCQTQLRVPPAAAKIQCPKCQTLLNLKAPAAAAAPTTPQPPSPQNAAPQPAGSQFPAAAAPAATPQPFRSTFTPPTPGAGSPAGAKSPAAGDDSGPGKSKLMWVLLGSGAALLVLCLLAGAGVAAYMMLQNQPSEPTVANATAAGSASAAASLPAATSPLPDSWEAGEVLAVTARFPPGAVRRSKTDQSGVHRVISAQTSAVYELQVVIQSPPGDEPLAALQSLTADRTDGPHRWEPITRDGHDGFRSVSQQGSAATKRIVEAYPHPDGWVLVSYQAFSSRDAAKRPSREVPEDEAELDLPESFVASLSLPAQFPTSTQAMNTQPQFHKLAESEKKQLYKLYEVAYQQAHQKIRIPRGPARTRTENMLAAVLASEVKKLAAMFDCSEAEVRSIGAEGQALGW